From Rhododendron vialii isolate Sample 1 chromosome 7a, ASM3025357v1:
GAAATTGTGCTGAAAGCAAGTTTATAAGCAACTGAACACTCATCAAAATTCACAATGGTCGGTACTGCATCCACTAAGATAGATCCAGATCGTCTATCTTGCCAAAAAATGGTTCAGATATGTTTGTCAACTTTTATCGATATCGGTCAAAGTTAACTCTTATCGGTAAAAGTTAACAAACATAGAACCATTAATTACCGAGATGGACAAACCGGATCTTTCTTACAGGGTGCACGTACTACGAGGAGCGCCCTGTAGCATCTCTAGATCCACTTATATAGACTATATACCCAATAAAGATTTCATCTTGGTTTCTTCATAGGAGGGTGATAGTGAGTAGGTGACCATAGTGAAAGCAAAAAATGTTTCGCAGATAAATTAGAGGGGTTTTAGTATTTTACTATGAGATCTGCGGAAAACGTCCCCTCATGCCTCGTAACCTGGTGGGTCTTACTAGAACCGCCAGAAACACCTACGTATGTGTTATTGGTCCCTCATGGGATCCTTTGCGGTTTGAAGCCTGGAGACAATATGGTTGCCCAGGGAATATCCCTGTAAATGATCGCCCCCTCATCCACCCTTTTgctcttgaaaaaaaaaagcggAACAATACAATCTCTCTTTCGGATTTTGTATAGTTTGCAAAGTGCACCCCTGATAAATTCATGGCATTTGGATTGGATTCATAATTGATAATACTATCACAAAGAGAAAAAACCATACACATAATCGAAAAATCACTAAACAAAGGAGccacatataatttttgatataGGCCCCCCTTTTTTGCTATGAGATCTTACGATTTATGCGACAAATGATATATATGAATTCAAGACAAGTCAAAATTGTGAATTTTTCCGGCCAGGGCTGTGTACCGTTTCCAACCAAACGAAATTTATATTGGGACATTGCTCTTTAGTATATGTAAAAATGCACTTATACATAAGGGTCAGTATTGTGCATTTCATATCATATACTCATTTGGTTGGTGGCTTCTTGCATAATTTTGTAAAAATGGCTTAATTTCCAGCATATTTTAAGGtgtcattattatttttttttagcttttggtTAAGAATGAATAAAAAGTAATGTTTGGGTTCGTCATGACTATAGAActagaaggggaaaaaaaaacatgcccATCATGCTCGAAATCTAGTCAAAATCTCAGcgtagataaaaaataaaaaatactgtaaaaagaaattttatttttttcaaagttcAGAATTACTTCAAACATAATACGGAGTAATAATAACTTACTCCAAGGAACCAGTCTTGAACAAGGACAGCATAGAAAGTCCAAATCCCTCCGTTCAGGAACATGAATAACGAGAGAAAGAATGGCATGTACTCCACGCTTTTAGTCGTTACCACTGTTTTCTGAGAAATTTGTTACGTAAGATTACTTATTTCAATCAGCAAGTTAAATACTATATGTCAAAGAGATATATCTATTATTAAGTTAGTCATATATAGGTAATTTTGTACTTAAGAGTTAACGGCATCAAGTTACTCTATTATGACTGACTACCTTGGAAAAAAATTCTGGAGCCGCCACATGAATGTAATTAGTATTTGGTCCAACTTACCATGGCAGCAAGAGGTGAGCCATACATGACTATATTTAAACTCGCACACAGGAAACCAATCACATCAATCCTCAGATCTCCCGGCGCTGCGAAATGAGTCACTAGAATTGCTGCAACCGCGAATCCCACATCCAAAATCCCGGCTAATATCGCAGTCTTAGCCTGAAATTATTCCCATATATCGATCTATGGTTATCAAtcacattattattttgatggcATTGAGTAAGTAGATTACGTACCTTAATTCTTGGAGGTGCAAATGCTAAGAACAATGACAAATATATAACTTGGACGACAGCGCCAAAACCATTTACAGTGGCCACAAGATAACTCCCTGGCTTTGTGATTCCATAGTAAGTCCACAGGGTTGAGCTTAGCAATGTGGAAATGTATGGAAAGCTCTCAAACTCCTCTGTTGATCTATGCTTCACAATCCTCCTAAATGTTCCTCTGCAAATTAATTAACGTTtcattgaaatatatatatttatttaaattttaatatatcaTTTTGAAATTCGATTTTTATACTCTTTTTTATTCATGCATCTACGTGCACTACTGCACTCCTTATTTTGCCCTTATTTGAATTTACAGCATACTGCTGAAGCGTGAGAAAGTATaatgacaaaataataatacattCCTTATTTCACTCTTATTTGAATATACAGCATACCATTTAAAGTGTAAAAGAGGAAcagataaaaaatattataatttcacataaaaaaggaaaaaaggtgGTGCGAATGTAAGAAAAGGAGTATGGAAATTCATGATaaccatttcaaaaaataacaaaacaactcagatctctctctctctctctctctctctctctctctctctctctctctctctctctctctctctctccccttcctttttcttgttcttcagAAGTAGATACTTAcagtggagaaagatagagtAGAACAGAGATAATGTTGCCTGGAACATATAGAAGAAAattaggaaacttttatttgTTACTTCTAGCTCGTAATCTGACAAATCCAAAGAACTtacgtacaaaaaaaaaaaaaattatatatatatatatatatatatatagagagagagagagagagagagagagagagagagagcttataGTTTACCTGTCACTCCAACATAAAAACTTAAGCTTTCCATTGCAGAAGCAAAATGGAGACTTTCTTTTCATGGAATTATATAAGGCGTGCCCCATATATACCTAcacttctagagagagagaatgctaAAATAAATACCCAAATAGGGCTGCATAAAATGTGCATGCACCCTCTTACTCTTAAGCGTCTGGAATTCATAATTAATGTTTTGCAAAATAATCCGTAGCATTATTTTTTACTTCATGATTTTATATAAAACTTTTGTATAAAAATTCACAACACTTGAATACAAAAATTTTAACATCAACTTTGAATTCATAGCATTTAGTTTTACGAGTTTTTGTTTTGCTCTGTTAgaactatggctcatatgttattggGGGGTGCAGGGGGCGTTGTATGGTAGGGTTcgtacaggggtatttttgggatacagaccaaataccagattagggttagaatagagtccatataaatactctatgttgtaaaccctaattcatactgtgataataaagaacagcagccgctctcgctcccgtggacgtacccggttttggagaaccacgtatatctctgtgttgattctttattgtttatactcgtaaatcgtgtgagTGTGTATGTCGAtcctaacaagtggtatcaaagctacaGGCTGTTTTAGATCACACAGAAGAACGATGTCATCGAGTTCGTCTGTTTCGAAGTTCGATGTGATGAAGTTCGATGGAACTTCGAATTTCGGATTGTGGCAACAGCGGGTAAAGGATCTGTTGGTGCAGCAGGGCTTGTACAAGGGATTGAAGGCGAAGCCAGAAGCCATGTCTAACGACGATTGGGAAGAACTCCAGATGAAGGCGGTGAGTACGATTCGTCTGTGTCTTGCAGACGAAGTTATGTATCATGTGTTGGGTGATGAATCGCCGGCTGGGGTTTGGACTAAACTGGAGGGCAGGTATATGTCAAAATCGTTGACGAACAAACTATTTCTAAAGCAGAAACtgtttgggttgaagatggcCGAGGGTGCTGATCTGATTCAGCATATCAACACGTTTAATCAAGTTGTGAGCGACCTGCAACGAATTGACGTAAAGTTTGAGGAGGAAGACCAAGCGCTGATGTTACTGTGTTCACTACCGATTTCTCTCGAAACCCTAGTTACAACCTTACTTTGggggaaagaaaccctagaactggAGGAAGTCACTGCAGCCCTTCTGGCGTATAATCAACGCAAGCAACAAACAGAATTGCTGCAGGGTGAAGGTCTGGTGGTTAAGGGGTACGGGGATCGTGGCAGGAAGAATGAGAGGGGTAAATCAGTTTCGGGGCGTGGGAGGTCTCAGTCAAAGAACAGGTCCGAGGGcacgtttgagttcaagtgttaTAGGTGTCATGAACCGGGGCACATAAAGAAAGACTGTCCGCAGAAAAGTAAGGGAACTGActggaagaagaagggaaaagcAGGGGAGAGGAAAGATGGATCAACTTCTGCAAACGTTGTGGAGCAGGAGTCAGATGATGGTGATATGCTTTCGGTCTCAGCAAGTTCAGATCACATGGCAGATTCGTGGATTATGGATTCAGCATGTTCTTTTCACATATCTCCTATCAAGGAATGGTTCAACATATACAGGTCAGTGGATTATGGTAATGTTCTTATAGGTAACGATGCATCGTGTAAAGTCATAGGAATAGGCACAATTAAAATCAGAATGTATGATGGTGTTGTGAGGACTTTGGGGGATGTTAGACATGTTCCagaattgagaaagaatttaatttcgttGGGAACCTTAGACTCCAATGGCTGTGGGTATAAAACAGAGAGTGGACTCATGAAGGTAACGAAGGGTGCTATGGTGATGATGAAGGCTTGTAAAGTTACTGGTAATATTTACAAGTTGGTAGGGAGTACAGTTGTAGGTGGAGCTGCTGCCACTACAACAGACAATACTGATGATACTATGCTTTGGCATATGCGGTTGGGACATATGGGAGAGCGTGGGATGTTAGAGCTACATAAGAGGAATCTGCTGAAAGGGGTTAAATCGTGTAAATTGAATTTctgcaagttttgtgttctgGGAAAACAGTGTAAGGTGCAGTTTAGGAATGCAACTCACAGAACGAAGAAAATTCTTGACtacgttcattcagatgtttgggggccagtgagggtagcttcgaaaggaggatctctgtatttcttaacctttattgatgatttttcaaggAAAGTTTGGGTGTACTTCATGAAGCACAAGTCTGAAGTCTTTGCTAAGTTCAGAGTGTGGAAAGCTAAAGTGGAAAACCAGATAGGGAAAAAGATTAAGTGCCTCAGGACAGATAATGGGAAAGAATTCAAGAATGGGCCTTTTCTGAAGTTTTGTAAGGAACATGGGATTCAGCGACACTTTACAGTTCGAAAGACACCACAGCAGAATGGGGTGGCAAAAAGAATGAACAGAACCATTGCAGAAAGGACACGGTGTTTGAGATTGAATGCGGGACTTCCGAAGGTTTTTTGGGCAGAAGCAGTGAGTATGGCATGCTTTGTTATAAACAGGTCACCGAGTGCTGCTTTGGATGGGAAGGTAGCTGAGGAGATGTGGACAGAGAAAGAGGTTAACTACTCAGGGTTGAGAATTTTTGGGTGTCCGGCCTATGTTCATGTTCCTAGTGATGAGAGGTCAAAACTTGATGCGAAGTCTAGACAGTGTATCTTTCTTGGTTATGAGAAAGGGGTCAAAGGGTACAAGCTTTGGGATTCAGAGACAAAGAAAGtggtgatcagtagggatgtggtaTTTGATGAGGATTCTATGATCAAGGCACATCAGAGGGTTCAAAATTCTGAGTCAGAGAAAGTGAACAGCAAACAACAGGGCGTACAGATTGAGCTGGAGAGTTTGATATAGGTGATACTCAGCCAGATGAACAGCTTGATCAACAGCAGTAGCAGGAGTAGCAGCAAAGCTTGGCCGCTGGGAGAACCAAGCGCACTATCAAGCCACCAGTGAGGTATGGGTTTGATGACTTGGTTTCTTATGCATTGACTACTACTAGTGGGGATCCATCTACTTTTCAGGATGCTATTACGAGTTCTGAAATGGACCAATGGATGGAAGCCATGGTAGAGGAAATGGAGTCTTTGCATAAGAATAAGACTTAGGAGTTGAAAGAACTGCCCAAGGAAAAGAAGCCAGTGGGTTGTAAGTGGGTATACAAGCGGAAAGAGGCAGCAACagaaaaggagagggaaaagTTCAAGGCTCGGTTAGTGGCAAAGGGGTATTCACAGAGGAAGgggattgattttgatgaggtcTTTTCTCCAGTGGTGAGGCATACGTCAATCAGGATTATCTTGGCATTGGTGGCTAGCTATGATCTGGAGTTAgagcaaatggatgtgaaaacggcattcctccatggtgatttggaggaagtcaTATACATGGAACAGCCTGAGGGGTTCAAGCAGCCAGAGACTGAGcatcttgtttgtaagttgaagaagtccctttatgggctgaaacagtctccaagacaatggtacaagaggtTTGACTCTTTCATGATACAGATTGGGTACACACGCTGTGAGTATGATTGTTGCGTTTATGTTAAGAGTCTTGATGATggttcctatattttcttgcttctttatgtggatgatatgctgATTGCTGCGAAGAGTATGGTTGAAGTAAACAAGTTGAAGTCTTTATTGGGTAAAGAGTTTGACATAAAGGATTTAGGAGCGGCTAGGAAGATACTTGGGATGGAGATTCGCAGAGATAGGTCAGCTGGTAAGTTGTggttatctcaaaagaattatGTCGTGAAAGTGTTGGAGAGGTTTAGTATGAATAATGCCAAACCGGTCAGCACTCCATTGGCAAGTCATTTCAGATTATCTTCAGCTCAGTGTCCGGTGTCAGATGAAGAAATTGAAGATATGTCAAGAGTGCCTTATGCAAGTGCAGTGGGTTGCTTAATGTATGCAATAGTTTGTACGAGGCCTGATTTGGCACATGCAGTTAGCACAGTCAGTAAGTACATGGCCAAACCAGGCAGAGAGCATTGGAAGGCAGTCAAGTGGATGTTCAGATACTTGAAAGGTACTTCAGATCGCGGGATTATGTTTGGTAGGCAACGGGGTCAGATTTCAGTTGTTGGGTATGTGGATGCGAATT
This genomic window contains:
- the LOC131333517 gene encoding bidirectional sugar transporter SWEET17-like, yielding MESLSFYVGVTGNIISVLLYLSPLGTFRRIVKHRSTEEFESFPYISTLLSSTLWTYYGITKPGSYLVATVNGFGAVVQVIYLSLFLAFAPPRIKAKTAILAGILDVGFAVAAILVTHFAAPGDLRIDVIGFLCASLNIVMYGSPLAAMKTVVTTKSVEYMPFFLSLFMFLNGGIWTFYAVLVQDWFLGVPNAAGFLFGTIQLVLYAIYRRSKGSEQVSNDLEDAWQHEQLLPSSSPNVS